Proteins from one Enoplosus armatus isolate fEnoArm2 chromosome 4, fEnoArm2.hap1, whole genome shotgun sequence genomic window:
- the gpat2 gene encoding glycerol-3-phosphate acyltransferase 2, mitochondrial produces MVQEKNDEINKDLVLPSIQQNRTALSWELKIKKKVKTVPPCLGKFRPIVDQCCHQCTPDSLCKKLRQNSSLGFHNLLRVNEMQTRYRGWLVRRVCCALFVSGCKVYASPVSKRLERVCQSNRVKEALTAEHKAPEGGDGRGQINRLSPFLPLINTCISPGLLRFVGWLMLKMFASVFGSIEVNLNHLPALHRASQEGSLLVYVHVRQSIMDCALIPLVLFCRNLRVPYTVCPLQINSSFLRSLLQKVGVVLLPPSALTEQEAEMDSLYSPVMTALVRELLHEGQALSVGVSAESGQGGQWLARIRQLIKGGSVPDVSLVPVGISYDCVPKTSIQVGLIPVLQWLWSLLWRRPGGSVRIHLAQPFSLKEMCDSGRCRVDEWLPLQDLLLPVILNNRTDSVFGRREMSWLLPSSHYASELKEPTPSETDLSIAIILHLIFSATSCMAVMSTSLVSSLLLYRHRKGVSASLLCRDVAWLTEELLFRNKDVGFGGSLVEVAHYSLSLLSPHLIIAAAPSRKDPFIAPRPSLAATLHLTLQAQIVTHTFILEAVGACAVSAMLCEVAGSGVSNRVRSDGVDGEEVKVDMEFDVVLCQSELTERALQLCHLLPPGFMPPCQSPQSFALDAVDSLVRCGILIMEEIPRDVPICDFWKKEGVLTWTTTDDPYHSDSDCEGQDLRSYKISQPSQCPEMLFFLCSMLAGHLRALCWTTTGLNLLLTPLPEAEFVARTHSHLCDTANTKKQHYESCSEEAAHTAVRTLIDLGVLSEERQKGGVFLGVSSLFQLSENRQKLHRFISQYLYN; encoded by the exons ATGGTGCAGGAGAAGAATGACGAGATAAACAAAGACCTCGTCCTTCCATCAATTCAACAGAATAGAACTGCT TTGTCATGGGAATTGAAGATCAAGAAAAAGGTGAAGACGGTGCCTCCCTGCCTGGGCAAGTTCAGACCAATTGTTGACCAGTGCTGCCACCAGTGCACCCCAGACAGTCTG TGCAAAAAGCTTAGACAGAACTCTTCCCTTGGCTTCCACAACCTGCTGAGGGTCAACGAGATGCAAACCAG GTATCGAGGCTGGTTGGTGCGTAGGGTGTGCTGCGCGCTGTTTGTGAGTGGGTGCAAGGTTTACGCGAGTCCTGTTAGCAAGAGACTGGAGAGAGTCTGTCAGAGCAACAG GGTGAAGGAGGCGCTCACAGCAGAGCATAAAGCACCTGAGGGGGGAGACGGCCGAGGGCAGATCAACCGCCTCTCACCATTCCTCCCCCTCATTAACACCTGCATCTCCCCTGGTCtcttaag ATTCGTGGGCTGGTTGATGCTGAAGATGTTTGCTTCGGTATTTGGCAGCATTGAAGTTAACCTCAACCATCTGCCGGCTTTGCACAGAGCCTCACAAGAG GGATCTCTGCTGgtttatgtgcatgtgcgtCAGAGCATCATGGACTGTGCTCTCATCCCTCTGGTGCTTTTCTGTCGTAACCTGAGAGTCCCATACACTGTTTGTCCTCTCCAGATTAACAGCTCCTTCCTAAG ATCACTCCTGCAGAAAGTAGGTGTGGTCCTCCTGCCACCTTCTGCACTGACTGAGCAGGAAGCTGAGATGGACAGTCTGTACTCACCTGTCATGACCGCC ctGGTACGTGAGCTGCTACATGAGGGCCAGGCGTTAAGTGTTGGTGTGTCAGCGGAGTCTGGCCAAGGTGGCCAGTGGCTGGCTCGCATCAGACAGCTCATCAAAGGGGGATCTGTCCCCGATGTCAGTCTGGTCCCTGTGGGCATCTCCTACGACTGTGTGCCCAAGACCAGCATACAG GTTGGCTTAATCCCTGTGTTGCAGTGGCTGTGGTCTCTTCTCTGGAGGAGACCAGGAGGAAGTGTGAGGATCCACCTTGCTCAGCCATTTTCTCTCAAG gagatgTGTGACTCGGGGAGGTGCAGAGTAGATGAATGGCTCCCTCTACAGGACCTGTTGCTGCCTGTTATCCTCAACAACAG AACCGACAGTGTGTTTGGGCGGAGGGAGATGTCGTGGCTCCTGCCTTCTTCTCACTATGCATCTGAACTCAAAGAGCCAACTCCTTCAGAGACAGACCTCAGCATCGCCATCATCCTCCACCTAATCTTCT CTGCAACCTCCTGCATGGCTGTGATGTCCACCAGTCTGGTGTCCAGCCTTTTGCTGTACAGACACCGCAAG GGTGTGAGTGCGTCTCTCCTGTGTCGTGATGTGGCCTGGCTCACGGAGGAACTATTGTTCAGGAACAAAGATGTCGGTTTTGGAGGAAGTTTAGTGGAGGTTGCCCAttattccctctctctgctctcccctcaCCTCATCATAGCTGCAGCGCCGTCTAG GAAAGACCCTTTTATTGCGCCGCGTCCATCTCTTGCTGCCACACTTCACCTCACCCTCCAGGCCCAGATTgtcacacacacctttattttGGAGGCTGTCGGTG CGTGTGCGGTGTCAGCTATGCTGTGCGAGGTGGCCGGCAGTGGCGTCAGCAACAGGGTGAGGAGTGACGGCGTGGACGGAGAGGAGGTCAAAGTTGACATGGAGTTTGACGTGGTGCTCTGCCAGTCTGAGCTGACTGAGAGAGCCCTGCAGCTCTGCCATCTCCTGCCTCCGGGCTTCATGCCA cccTGTCAGTCGCCCCAGAGTTTCGCCCTGGATGCAGTTGATAGTCTGGTACGCTGTGGCATCCTGATCATGGAAGAA ATTCCCAGGGACGTCCCCATCTGTGATTTCTGGAAGAAGGAGGGTGTTCTGACCTGGACCACCACTGACGACCCTTATCACAGCGACTCTGACTGTGAGGGGCAGGACCTGCGTTCCTACAAG ATAAGCCAGCCAAGTCAGTGTCCAGAgatgctcttcttcctctgcagtaTGCTAGCTGGTCATCTGAGGGCGCTCTGCTGGACGACCACCGGACTGAACCTGCTACTCACACCTCTGCCAG aggcagagtTTGTGGCTCGGACACACTCCCATCTGTGTGACACAGCAAATACGAAGAAACAGCACTACG AGAGCTGCTCAGAGGAGgctgcacacactgcagttaGAACACTAATAGACCTGGGG